Proteins found in one Lutimonas zeaxanthinifaciens genomic segment:
- a CDS encoding Cof-type HAD-IIB family hydrolase: MQTQLICSDIDGTLLNKERELSERTKEVIKSLSHIPFILISSRMPQAMEHLQNELDNSHLPLICYNGGYMVQGEKVLHSTEINIETSKSVAEFCLHSKVHCSLYHGREWYVEEMDYWAKRESHNTKVDPKLKSVRKTLETWEDQGKGAHKIMCMGEPKELDELVDFINNYYKEEIIGYRSKPTYLEISPRQISKKTALETLMSLEYPEINLEQVMAFGDNYNDIDMLRSVGIGVAVENGIAEAREAASFQTTCNIDDGVAVFMEKNLVLSEAI; the protein is encoded by the coding sequence ATGCAAACCCAGTTAATCTGTTCTGACATTGACGGAACACTTTTGAACAAAGAAAGAGAATTGTCAGAAAGAACCAAAGAAGTCATCAAATCACTTTCCCATATTCCATTTATTTTGATCTCCTCCCGTATGCCTCAGGCCATGGAGCATCTGCAGAATGAACTTGACAACAGTCATTTGCCATTGATCTGCTATAACGGAGGATATATGGTTCAAGGTGAAAAGGTTCTTCATAGTACGGAGATCAATATCGAAACGAGTAAATCCGTTGCAGAATTTTGTCTTCATTCCAAGGTACATTGCAGCTTATACCATGGAAGAGAATGGTATGTGGAGGAAATGGATTACTGGGCAAAACGAGAGAGTCATAACACCAAGGTAGACCCCAAATTGAAATCGGTGAGAAAAACCCTGGAAACATGGGAAGATCAGGGTAAAGGGGCACACAAGATCATGTGCATGGGCGAACCCAAAGAGTTAGATGAGTTGGTAGACTTTATCAACAACTACTATAAAGAGGAAATTATCGGATACCGTTCCAAACCAACCTATCTTGAAATTTCACCAAGACAAATTTCCAAGAAAACCGCTTTAGAAACCCTGATGAGCCTGGAATATCCGGAAATCAACCTGGAGCAGGTGATGGCTTTTGGTGATAATTATAACGATATTGATATGCTACGTTCGGTAGGAATTGGCGTTGCTGTAGAAAACGGGATAGCTGAAGCCAGAGAGGCCGCCTCATTTCAAACCACTTGCAACATCGATGACGGCGTGGCTGTTTTTATGGAAAAGAACCTTGTTCTTTCGGAAGCGATCTAA
- a CDS encoding M16 family metallopeptidase — MTRTKLFIVFFLMAATLGWSQTKLIEKVSKTGDEVVIPYEKYVLDNGLTLVIHEDHSDPLVHVDVTYHVGSAREELKKSGFAHFFEHMMFQGSENVADEEHFKLISNAGGTLNGTTNRDRTNYFETAPSNQLDVMLWLEADRMGFFLDAVTQQKFEIQRSTVKNEKGQNYDNRPYGQRSELLAAALYPYGHPYSWLTIGKLEDLDRVDVDDLKKFFLRWYGPNNATLTVGGDVDPQEVIKKVEKYFGVIPAGPDVEPMKLDPVVLNESRYISYTDKNIRFPALFLSFPTIGRFHPDEAPLDCLADILGTGQNSFLFKKFVLNQKAVQAASSHPCSELAGEFSVYVLPYPGGSLADIEKEIYQVFDEFESSGVTDDDVEKFKVSMESNFINGLASVSGKVSQLASYETFQGSPNGIGNDLERYQNITKEDVLRVYNKYIKGKPSVVLSVLPEDGTAAARPDNFSPQTEGENPFPTTDYSGLTYNRPEGDSFDRSIKPTPGASPLVQVPEFWTENLDNGMKIIGTQTTEIPVVAMRMRINGGHRLDMYTPDKSGLAVITAGMLNESTENYSTEALQEELRKIGSTISVSASDAQTTIVVNSLKKNVDRTLEILEEMLYRPKFAAEDFDRIKKQQLESLKSNEKDPALIASNVYRRLLYGEDHIYSVPSAGIPTSVENISVEDAKNFYSKYYAPEVSELVVVGDISKDEVMKSLDFLKEWKAKGLTLPEMAPVSDQDKTKIYLVDKKQAPQSEIRIGYVTDMPYDATGTYFKSYLMNYALGGGFNSRINLNLREDKGWTYGAWSYFNSDDDPGPFTATAGVKADATAGAVSEFMQEMTDYRKDGITDEELTFMRNSIGQRDARNYETPGQKANFLGRIVHYGLDKSFVDDQTKIINGISKEEINKLAQEKLQLENMNIVVVGDKDSNIDALNELGYEIVELNEKGEVIESTNEKIKE; from the coding sequence ATGACAAGAACAAAATTATTTATTGTATTTTTCTTGATGGCCGCCACCCTCGGCTGGTCACAAACCAAGCTCATTGAAAAAGTGAGTAAAACAGGGGATGAAGTTGTTATTCCCTACGAAAAATATGTACTTGATAATGGATTGACACTAGTGATCCATGAAGATCATTCGGACCCTCTGGTTCATGTTGATGTTACCTATCACGTGGGCTCTGCAAGAGAGGAATTGAAAAAATCTGGATTTGCACATTTTTTTGAACATATGATGTTTCAGGGATCGGAAAATGTGGCTGATGAAGAACATTTTAAACTGATCTCAAATGCGGGAGGAACCCTGAACGGAACCACCAACCGAGACAGGACCAATTATTTTGAAACTGCCCCCAGTAATCAACTCGATGTTATGTTATGGCTCGAAGCCGACCGGATGGGATTCTTTTTAGATGCAGTTACTCAGCAGAAGTTTGAAATACAGCGATCCACAGTCAAAAATGAAAAAGGTCAAAACTATGATAACCGACCTTACGGACAACGATCGGAATTACTGGCTGCCGCACTTTATCCCTACGGACATCCGTATTCCTGGTTAACAATCGGTAAGCTGGAAGACCTGGATCGTGTGGATGTGGATGATCTGAAAAAATTCTTCCTTCGCTGGTATGGCCCAAACAACGCAACCTTAACCGTAGGTGGAGATGTGGATCCTCAGGAAGTAATCAAAAAAGTGGAAAAGTATTTTGGAGTGATCCCTGCCGGGCCTGACGTAGAACCAATGAAGCTTGATCCGGTGGTGCTCAATGAATCGAGGTACATCTCTTACACGGATAAGAATATCCGATTCCCTGCCTTGTTTTTATCCTTCCCTACCATAGGAAGATTTCATCCGGACGAAGCCCCGTTGGACTGTCTTGCCGATATATTAGGAACGGGACAAAATTCATTCCTGTTCAAAAAATTTGTACTGAATCAAAAAGCCGTTCAGGCAGCGAGCTCTCATCCATGTTCTGAACTTGCCGGTGAGTTTTCTGTATATGTTTTACCTTATCCCGGAGGTTCACTCGCGGACATTGAGAAAGAAATTTACCAGGTCTTTGACGAATTTGAATCCTCAGGGGTTACGGATGATGATGTAGAAAAATTCAAGGTATCCATGGAGTCTAATTTTATCAATGGGTTGGCCAGTGTTAGTGGTAAGGTGTCCCAACTGGCAAGTTATGAGACTTTTCAGGGGAGTCCCAATGGCATTGGAAACGACCTGGAACGCTATCAGAACATAACGAAAGAAGATGTATTACGTGTCTATAACAAATATATCAAAGGTAAGCCGTCCGTGGTATTAAGTGTGCTTCCTGAAGACGGAACAGCTGCAGCAAGACCGGATAACTTTAGCCCACAAACGGAAGGTGAAAACCCGTTTCCTACAACAGATTATTCAGGCCTGACCTATAACCGGCCGGAAGGTGATTCATTTGACAGAAGTATTAAACCCACTCCGGGAGCTTCTCCTTTGGTTCAGGTACCTGAATTCTGGACTGAAAATTTGGATAATGGAATGAAGATCATCGGAACCCAGACAACAGAAATACCTGTAGTTGCCATGAGAATGAGAATCAACGGTGGTCACAGGCTGGATATGTATACACCAGATAAATCCGGATTGGCGGTCATTACTGCGGGTATGTTGAACGAATCTACAGAAAACTACAGTACGGAAGCCCTGCAGGAAGAACTCAGAAAGATTGGAAGTACCATCAGTGTATCAGCCAGCGATGCTCAAACGACCATTGTTGTAAATTCTCTAAAGAAAAATGTAGACAGGACCCTTGAAATCCTCGAGGAAATGTTGTACCGTCCAAAATTTGCGGCTGAAGATTTTGACCGAATCAAAAAACAACAGCTTGAAAGTTTAAAATCAAATGAAAAGGATCCTGCACTGATCGCATCAAATGTTTACAGGAGATTGCTCTATGGAGAGGATCATATTTATTCGGTTCCAAGTGCCGGGATTCCAACTTCAGTTGAAAATATAAGCGTGGAAGATGCCAAAAACTTCTATTCTAAGTATTATGCTCCAGAAGTTTCAGAACTGGTCGTTGTTGGGGATATCTCCAAAGATGAGGTCATGAAATCACTTGATTTTTTGAAAGAGTGGAAAGCCAAAGGACTGACCTTGCCTGAGATGGCTCCTGTAAGTGATCAGGATAAGACAAAGATCTATCTTGTCGATAAAAAGCAGGCGCCACAATCAGAGATTAGAATAGGTTATGTAACAGACATGCCTTATGATGCTACAGGAACTTATTTCAAATCCTATTTGATGAATTATGCTCTTGGTGGTGGTTTTAACAGTCGGATCAATTTGAATTTAAGAGAGGATAAAGGATGGACCTATGGTGCCTGGTCTTATTTTAATTCAGATGATGACCCGGGCCCTTTTACGGCTACTGCCGGAGTTAAAGCTGATGCCACAGCAGGTGCCGTTTCAGAATTTATGCAGGAGATGACCGATTACCGGAAAGACGGCATCACTGATGAAGAGTTGACCTTTATGCGTAACTCCATCGGACAACGCGATGCCAGGAATTACGAAACTCCGGGCCAGAAGGCAAATTTCCTTGGACGCATAGTTCACTATGGTCTTGATAAATCTTTTGTTGATGATCAAACCAAGATCATCAATGGTATTTCAAAAGAAGAGATCAACAAACTCGCACAGGAAAAACTACAGCTTGAAAATATGAATATTGTAGTGGTAGGCGATAAAGACAGCAATATAGACGCCTTGAATGAACTGGGTTATGAAATTGTTGAATTGAATGAAAAGGGTGAGGTGATTGAAAGTACCAATGAAAAAATAAAAGAATAA